From the genome of Leptodactylus fuscus isolate aLepFus1 chromosome 1, aLepFus1.hap2, whole genome shotgun sequence, one region includes:
- the LOC142189553 gene encoding ornithine decarboxylase 1-like, with the protein MVNHCKSTDLCPLGLPPIDQDSGTASGIQDSPTESGMVLPGELGFSISPPAEDKSELLRHSDFWHTTGGEEPLVAVENPEGDDRDLTNTPLNNVTVLEEGSSAMDFLKEKAYESFGLGEQNAFYVADLGDVVDKYNRFLRELPRVKPFYAVKCNDSKEVLQLLAILGSGFDCASKAEMDLVLSLGVPADDIVYGNTCKQPSFVRHAAKCGITKMTYDCESELFKMAEEYPEAELILRIVANDSGSSNVPSKKFGAPLQKCEALLKLANILNLSVIGVSFHVGTLSRRPQTFSQAIADARHVFDLGRELGHAMRLLDIGGGFPGDYFTPVFEEFATINDALDRYFPDAEGVKIISEPGRYFVTSAFTAALNVIGKKEEFVADGKLDRKLSYYLNDGLFGTFWPFEPRPTKLKLLKDFHHSQKLFPSRLWGPCCVDQDLILEEVSLPDLEIGDWIIFLNMGAYSISKPSTFNGFLPPTVYYTMSQKQFERIRKMQSLAKE; encoded by the exons ATGGTAAACCATTGCAAGTCaacagatctgtgtcctctgggcTTACCTCCCATTGACCAGGACAGTGGGACAGCATCAGGAATCCAGGACTCTCCCactgaatccgggatg GTCCTACCAGGAGAGTTGG GCTTTTCCATCTCCCCACCGGCTGAAGATAAATCTGAATTATTAAGACACTCCGACTTCTGGCACACCACGGGAG GTGAAGAGCCGCTTGTAGCGGTAGAAAACCCTGAAGGTGATGATAGGGATTTGACAAACACTCCACTCAATAATGTCACCGTTCTAGAAGAAGGATCGTCTGCCATGGACTTCCTCAAGGAGAAGGCATATGAAAGCTTTGGACTA GGTGAGCAGAACGCCTTCTATGTTGCTGACCTAGGTGATGTGGTGGACAAGTACAATCGCTTCCTCAGGGAATTGCCCCGGGTCAAACCCTTCTATGCTGTGAAATGCAATGACAGTAAAGAggttcttcagctacttgcaatcCTTGGTAGTGGATTTGACTGTGCCAGCAAG GCAGAGATGGACCTGGTGCTGAGTTTAGGAGTACCAGCAGATGATATTGTCTACGGGAACACTTGCAAGCAACCGTCTTTCGTTCGTCATGCGGCCAAGTGTGGAATAACCAAAATGACCTATGACTGTGAGAGTGAGCTGTTCAAAATGGCAGAAGAATACCCAGAGGCCGA GCTGATCCTCAGAATTGTTGCTAATGACTCTGGATCATCGAATGTCCCCAGCAAGAAATTTGGTGCCCCTTTACAAAAGTGTGAAGCTCTCCTGAAGCTGGCAAACATCCTGAATTTATCAGTAATTGGAGTCAG TTTCCATGTTGGAACACTATCCAGGAGGCCACAAACTTTTAGCCAGGCCATTGCTGATGCCAGACACGTATTTGACCTTGGAAGGGAACTTGGTCATGCGATGAGACTCTTAGACATCGGTGGAGGTTTTCCTGGAGACTACTTCACACCAGTATTTGAAGAG TTTGCTACCATTAATGATGCTTTGGATCGGTATTTTCCCGACGCTGAAGGAGTGAAGATTATCTCAGAGCCTGGGAGATATTTTGTAACCTCGGCTTTTACAGCAGCTCTTAATGTCATCGGCAAAAAAGAGGAGTTTGTGGCAG atgggaaactggacaggaaactcTCCTATTATCTGAATGATGGATTATTTGGAACATTTTGGCCTTTTGAACCAAGACCTACAAAGCTGAAGCTTCTGAAG gaCTTCCACCATTCACAAAAACTCTTTCCCAGTAGACTTTGGGGACCCTGCTGCGTAGACCAAGACCTTATTTTGGAAGAGGTCAGTCTTCCCGATCTGGAAATAGGGGACTGGATAATCTTCCTGAACATGGGAGCCTACAGCATATCGAAGCCATCCACATTCAATGGATTCCTTCCACCAACCGTCTACTATACAATGAGTCAAAAACAATTCGAGAGAATTCGTAAAATGCAAAGTTTGGCCAAAGAATAG
- the LMAN1 gene encoding protein ERGIC-53, which translates to MAMSIQRQHLRALTGLCSLLILSWLSRAGAEGEQAGQTAPHRRFEYKYSFKGPYLVQADGTVPFWVHTGNAIPSADQIRITPSLKSQKGSVWTKSAPSFENWEVEVTFRVTGRGRIGADGLAIWFTSGQGLEGNVYGAADSWNGVGIFFDSFDNDGKKNNPAILVVGNNGKLVYDHQNDGTTQALASCQRDFRNKPYPVRARITYYKKTLTVMINNGFTPDKEDYEFCAKVENMILPKEGFFGISAATGGLADDHDVLSFLTFQLTEPGKETPTQDGDIPKEEKDKYQEEFDNFQQELEKRKDEYNKDHPELKEHPVDDMFESVNDRELRQIFEGQNRIHLEIKQLNRQLDMILDEQRRYVNAVTEEIAKRAVSEGNVQQASPQELEALLSGQREVFKHVSEMRNSMSEALRQVSGNAGGAAVYENTQHFNDIKEHLHLVKRDIETIVQRNLPHEKQKCPEIPAPSCLSTAHFFIFVAVQSILFIGYIMYKTQQEAAAKKFF; encoded by the exons ATGGCGATGTCCATTCAGCGACAGCATCTCCGGGCTCTCACCGGGCTCTGCTCGTTACTAATCCTCTCATGGCTGAGCCGTGCCGGGGCTGAGGGGGAGCAGGCGGGACAGACGGCTCCTCATCGCCGGTTCGAGTATAAGTACAGCTTCAAGGGTCCCTACCTGGTGCAGGCGGATGGTACAGTCCCATTCTGGGTCCACACTGGCA ATGCTATCCCCAGCGCGGACCAGATTCGGATAACGCCATCTCTGAAGAGCCAGAAAGGATCTGTCTGGACAAAGTCGGCCCCGAGCTTTGAGAACTGGGAAGTGGAAGTGACTTTCCGGGTAACAGGACGTGGGAGAATCGGTGCTGATGGCCTG GCTATATGGTTCACATCCGGCCAGGGGCTTGAAGGCAATGTGTACGGAGCCGCCGATTCGTGGAACGGCGTTGGAATATTCTTTGACTCTTTTGACAACGATGGAAAG AAAAATAATCCTGCGATCTTGGTTGTGGGCAATAATGGCAAGCTTGTATATGACCATCAGAA TGACGGCACGACACAAGCGCTGGCCTCGTGCCAGAGAGACTTCCGTAACAAGCCGTACCCAGTGCGGGCCCGGATTACCTACTACAAGAAGACGCTGACA GTAATGATTAACAACGGCTTCACCCCCGACAAGGAGGACTATGAGTTCTGTGCTAAAGTGGAGAACATGATACTGCCCAAGGAAGGTTTCTTCGGGATATCTGCGGCCACCGGAGGCCTGGCAG ATGACCATGATGTGCTGTCTTTTCTCACCTTTCAACTGACCGAGCCAGGCAAAGAAACT CCCACTCAAGATGGAGACATTCCCAAGGAGGAGAAGGACAAGTACCAGGAGGAGTTTGACAACTTCCAACAAGAGCTGGAGAAGAGGAAAGATGAATACAATAAAGACCACCCAGAGCTGAAGGAACACCCAG TGGATGACATGTTTGAGTCTGTCAATGATCGGGAGCTCAGGCAGATCTTCGAGGGGCAGAACCGTATTCACCTTGAAATCAAGCAACTCAACCGGCAACTGGACATGATCCTGGATGAACAGCGGCGATATGTGAACGCGGTTACTGAAGAAATAGCCAAGAGGGCAGTAAGCGAAGGAAACGTCCAGCAG GCTTCTCCGCAGGAACTCGAGGCTTTGCTCAGTGGTCAGAGGGAAGTTTTCAAGCATGTCAGTGAGATGAG GAACTCTATGAGTGAAGCTTTAAGACAGGTCTCTGGAAACGCCGGGGGCGCTGCCGTCTACGAGAACACACAGCACTTCAATGACATCAAAGAACATCTGCATCTGGTGAAGAGGGACATCGAGACCATAGTGCAGAGGAACCTG CCCCATGAAAAACAGAAGTGCCCTGAGATTCCAGCTCCTTCGTGTCTGTCCACGGCACACTTCTTTATCTTTGTGGCGGTGCAGAGCATATTGTTCATCGGTTACATCATGTACAA AACTCAACAAGAAGCAGCGGCCAAGAAGTTCTTTTGA